The Nostoc sp. PCC 7524 nucleotide sequence AGTTCAGTCAGTTAAGAAGGCAAGGGAGCAGGGGGGCAGAGGGAGCAGGGGAGCAGAGGAGCAGGGGAGCAGGGGAGGAATTTTTACCCCAATCCCCAATCCCCAATCCCCAATCCCCAATCCCCACTCCCCACTCCCTCTTTTAATAATCCCCTTAATCGTGATGTGATCATGAAGGTACTACGTTATCTTCCCCAGGAAGAAATTCTCAATCTTAGCGTCAGCTTAGGGCGTGGTGGTGAAGCTTGTATTTATGCTGTGCCATCCGCAGGCGATTTAGTAGCGAAGGTTTACCATAAACCTACCGTTGCTCATGCTAATAAACTCCGGGCGATGCTAACCAACCCCCCGGAAAACCCGACAGCAAATTTGGGGCATATTTCCATTGCTTGGCCACAAGAGTTATTGTGGGGGGCAGATGAAAACACCAGCATCATCGGCTTTTTAATGCCCCGCATTCGCGGAATGCGCCCCATCATCGACTTTTACAATCCTAAAACCCGTCGCCAACACTGTCCTTTATTCAGTTACCAGTACCTTCTTCGCACAGCTCGCAATTTGGCGGCGGCTTTTGCAGCTCTACATAATAGTGGCTATTGTGTGGGTGATGTCAACGAGTCTAATATCCTCGTCAGTGACACAGCCCTAGTCACCTTGGTAGATACGGATTCCTTCCAAGTGCGCGAGCCGGAAAACGATGTGGTTTATCGTTGCCCGGTGGGTAAACCTGAGTTTACACCCCCAGAACTGCAAAATAAAATTTTTGCTCACCACGATCGCGACATTAGTCATGATTTATTTGGTTTAGGGGTACTCATCTTCCAATTATTAATGGAAGGGACACATCCTTTTTCTGGCATTTATCAGGGAGTTGCCGAACCACCAGCTTATGAAGCCAGAATTGCCGCCGGACATTTCACCTACAGTCAAAAGCGACAAGTACCCTACCTACCTACACCCATTGCACCAGCTTGGGAAACCCTTCATCCCAGACTGCAAGCCCTATTTTTGCAGTGTTTTGAGGATGGACACTATGCCCCCGCACAGCGTCCTCTAGCTCAAGCTTGGTTGTCTGCCTTAGCGGAAGCAGAAGACTCTCTCACTACTTGTAGTGTCAATCCCCAGCATCGTTACAGCAACCACCTGCATACCTGCCCTTGGTGTGAACGGGCGGTGCGTTTGGGTGGTAGAGATCCATTTCCTTCTGTGCAAGCGATTGAGAACAGAGAACATCTGCGTCCCCGCTTGACTACCAAAAAACGACGTTACACTCAGCCTACTCAACCCGTCGGTTTACCACTGCCAGTCATGCCCTTGTACCAAAGTAACTGGCAGATACCCACCTCTAGTTTTGCTCCTCGTCCTCGGCGCAGAAAAAAACTTTATCCTTTAGTTTATGGCTTGCTGGGGTTTGGGGTGTTGGGATACTTGGATGTGATGATGAAATTAACCAGTCCCTTGGTTTCCCAGAATAATTATGCCCAACAAAGCTTGATGACACAGCAAGCTATTGGTGGTAGTACCTTGAGTTTTGCCGATTATTACAAACAAGGTCATGCCGCTTACCAAGTGCGAGACTATAAGCAAGCGGTAGACAACTTTACCCAGGCTATTCAAAAAGAACCTACCAACGCCAGAGCCTATGTGAATCGAGGTAATTCTCGCTATAACCTCAAAGACTACGAAGGTGCAATGGTAGACTATACAGCCGCTTTGCAAATTAACTCTCAAGAAATCAAAGCCTTAGTGAATCGCGGTAACGCCCGCTATATGCTGGCTGAATATAGCAACGATCCTGATCGAGAATACAGGCTAGCGATCGCGGATTTCAACCAAGCCCTCAGCATCAACCCCAAAGAAACCGAAGCCTAT carries:
- a CDS encoding tetratricopeptide repeat protein, with the protein product MKVLRYLPQEEILNLSVSLGRGGEACIYAVPSAGDLVAKVYHKPTVAHANKLRAMLTNPPENPTANLGHISIAWPQELLWGADENTSIIGFLMPRIRGMRPIIDFYNPKTRRQHCPLFSYQYLLRTARNLAAAFAALHNSGYCVGDVNESNILVSDTALVTLVDTDSFQVREPENDVVYRCPVGKPEFTPPELQNKIFAHHDRDISHDLFGLGVLIFQLLMEGTHPFSGIYQGVAEPPAYEARIAAGHFTYSQKRQVPYLPTPIAPAWETLHPRLQALFLQCFEDGHYAPAQRPLAQAWLSALAEAEDSLTTCSVNPQHRYSNHLHTCPWCERAVRLGGRDPFPSVQAIENREHLRPRLTTKKRRYTQPTQPVGLPLPVMPLYQSNWQIPTSSFAPRPRRRKKLYPLVYGLLGFGVLGYLDVMMKLTSPLVSQNNYAQQSLMTQQAIGGSTLSFADYYKQGHAAYQVRDYKQAVDNFTQAIQKEPTNARAYVNRGNSRYNLKDYEGAMVDYTAALQINSQEIKALVNRGNARYMLAEYSNDPDREYRLAIADFNQALSINPKETEAYIRRGIVYAQIAKYSGDTLREYQVAIADFNKALQLNDTKSEAYFQRGTVRYQIAQYGTDSTREYHQAIADFDQALKINDKLPKVYLKRGMVRYELAQLTGNLSNTTHVKAIADLQMAAKLSLEQEDTESYQQALSSLCIIEESKCNALFQSSTLWGYADTNVTTTQ